A stretch of the Lineus longissimus chromosome 10, tnLinLong1.2, whole genome shotgun sequence genome encodes the following:
- the LOC135494521 gene encoding E-selectin-like has protein sequence MSWDISEWLNSFRLFWSVFLFFWALGISVIVLTVVIMKWILVVVAVLVVVVITESKYFTAPFKRTELICDDDQAKNAEWAYSNRSGNCYRLFHEEKNFEDAKAACKTIMGSLAEIKHEEEQLFLDVVLKNDWVDHWVYGTRVVGQNYTWGETKDTVTYYNFLGNKQPDERPKETCLVMTKNYVPANNIAYAIFAKWNSADCNAKNYYICQKTAKRCPDLPKAEHTVPKPPFPYIELTVKYSCAPGYELPDYAARYRDWQAKIAASPNDSSLVEPTIKTNPTMEYLCEFPGKWATGGSIAPCEPISCVEPPKRPHTTLNSTNRVYPSYIGYKCDNGYFYEEYNTTVMTAWCGPDKQWIDVPKECDTVECGEFPIVFNASANAKLNHFKDTVVWQCNQGFMFPDGSVRQWVGCRENYVNNLIGRWNVSKLDDCERLSCPPLSSPAFTKRDSNDTAYATIVTYSCVSKDYEFPDGEPIQLIKCSEEAQWKPKVPVCTKKPSKLETKGKKYVPEPKEATAAESIGYSALIFVIIFLILIFLLDLTTIWKDIRMLKYNCRHFMKRVNSNKTSKRADLQPIPKDLKDQ, from the exons ATGTCATGGGATATATCTGAATGGCTGAATTCATTTAGGTTGTTTTGGTCTGTTTTCCTATTTTTTTGGGCTCTTGGCATTTCTGTGATAGTACTTACGGTTGTGATAATGAAGTGGATACTCGTAGTTGTAGCTGTCCTTGTTGTGGTGGTCATAACAG AGTCCAAATACTTCACTG CTCCTTTTAAACGCACCGAGTTGATCTGTGACGACGATCAGGCCAAGAATGCTGAATGGGCCTACAGCAACAGAAGTGGAAACTGCTACAGACTCTTCCACGAAGAGAAAAATTTCGAAGATGCGAAAGCGGCTTGTAAGACGATAATGGGCAGCCTTGCGGAGATCAAACACGAGGAAGAACAGCTTTTTCTTGACGTTGTTCTGAAGAATGATTGGGTCGATCATTGGGTGTATGGGACGAGAGTGG TGGGTCAAAACTACACATGGGGAGAGACCAAGGACACAGTGACATACTACAACTTTCTAGGAAATAAGCAACCCGATGAGCGCCCTAAAGAAACGTGCCTGGTCATGACGAAAAATTACGTTCCTGCTAATAATATAGCGTACGCTATATTTGCTAAGTGGAACTCTGCTGACTGCAATGCGAAAAATTATTATATTTGCCAAAAGACAG CAAAGCGATGTCCCGATCTGCCAAAGGCGGAGCACACAGTACCCAAGCCGCCCTTCCCATACATCGAACTGACAGTCAAATACTCCTGCGCTCCTGGCTACGAGCTCCCTGACTACGCCGCCAGGTACAGAGACTGGCAGGCCAAGATTGCAG CCTCGCCCAATGACAGCAGCCTAGTGGAGCCAACGATCAAAACGAATCCGACTATGGAATACCTGTGCGAATTCCCCGGTAAATGGGCCACTGGCGGCAGCATCGCTCCCTGCGAAC CAATCAGCTGTGTTGAGCCCCCAAAACGCCCACACACCACCTTGAATTCAACCAACCGCGTTTACCCCTCCTACATCGGCTACAAATGCGACAATGGATACTTTTACGAGGAGTACAACACCACTGTCATGACAGCTTGGTGCGGCCCCGACAAGCAATGGATAGACGTCCCCAAGGAGTGCGACA CCGTAGAATGTGGTGAATTTCCAATTGTCTTCAATGCCAGTGCCAACGCGAAGCTGAACCACTTCAAGGATACAGTGGTGTGGCAGTGTAACCAGGGTTTCATGTTCCCCGATGGCTCCGTCAGACAGTGGGTTGGATGCCGTGAGAACTACGTCAACAATCTCATTGGGAGATGGAACGTTAGCAAGCTGGATGACTGCGAAA GGCTGTCGTGTCCTCCCCTGTCGTCCCCTGCCTTCACTAAGCGGGACAGTAACGACACTGCCTACGCCACTATAGTGACGTACAGCTGTGTTTCCAAGGATTACGAGTTTCCAGACGGAGAGCCTATACAACTAATCAAGTGCAGTGAGGAGGCTCAGTGGAAGCCAAAGGTTCCTGTATGCACAA AGAAACCATCCAAGCTGGAGACCAAGGGCAAGAAATACGTTCCTGAGCCCAAAGaggccactgctgcagagagcATTGGATACTCCGCTCTGATTTTCGTGATCATTTTCCTCATATTAATCTTTTTGCTAGACCTTACCACTATCTGGAAGGACATACGAATGCTGAAGTATAACTGTAGACACTTTATGAAGCGGGTCAACTCTAATAAGACGTCGAAACGTGCGGACCTGCAGCCCATTCCCAAGGACTTGAAGGACCAGTGA